In Drosophila pseudoobscura strain MV-25-SWS-2005 chromosome 4, UCI_Dpse_MV25, whole genome shotgun sequence, the following proteins share a genomic window:
- the STUB1 gene encoding STIP1 homology and U box-containing protein 1 isoform X1 yields MTTKHMYSTTNLSDLQLKEQGNCLFAARKYDDAINCYSKAIIKNPTNATFFTNRALCNLKLKRWELCCQDCRRALDIDANLLKGHFFLGQGLIEIDSYDEAIKHLQRAYDLSKEQRQNFGDDITLQLRLARKKRWNVLEEKRMQEEIELQSYLNRLIKDDMESRLSNLKLNENLHEDQLKEKQQEIEQECDDHIKELNNIYSKVDERRRKRDVPDFLCGKISFEILTDPVITPSGITYERKDIEEHLQRVGHFDPVTRVKLTQDQLIPNFSMKEVVDSFIAENEWSLDY; encoded by the exons ATGACGACCAAACATATGTATTCTACAACAAATTTATCTGATCTTCAATTGAAAGAGCAAGGAAACTGTTTATTTGCAGCTCGCAAATACGACGACGCAATAAATTGTTATTCGAAAGCCATT ataaaaaacccaacaaatgCTACCTTTTTCACAAATCGTGCGCTTTGCAATCTTAAGCTAAAACGATGGGAGCTGTGCTGTCAAGATTGTCGGCGAGCTTTGGATATCGACGCTAACTTGCTAAAAGGACACTTTTTCTTGGGGCAAGGCCTTATTGAGATAGACAGCTATGACGAAGCAATAAAGCATCTCCAACGCG CTTACGATTTGTCAAAGGAACAAAGGCAAAACTTTGGTGATGATATAACATTACAATTACGACTTGCTCGCAAAAAACGCTGGAATGTCTTGGAAGAAAAACGAATGCAAGAAGAGATTGAACTTCAAAGTTATTTGAATCG aTTAATTAAAGATGACATGGAAAGTCGTTTATCCAAtttaaaactaaatgaaaactTACATGAAGATCAGCtaaaagaaaagcaacaaGAAATTGAACAAGAGTGT gaTGATCATATAAAAGAGCTCAACAATATCTACTCAAAAGTTGATGAACGACGAAGG AAACGTGATGTTCCCGATTTTCTATGTGGGAAAATAAGTTTTGAAATACTAACGGATCCTGTGATAACTCCTTCGGGGATTACATATGAGCGTAAAGATATTGAGGAGCACTTGCAGCGGGTTGGTCACTTTGATCCTGTCACACGAGTAAAACTGACCCAGGATCAGTTAATACCAAATTTTTCAATGAAAGAAGTTGTCGACTCTTTTATTGCTGAGAATGAATGGTCATTAGATTATTGA
- the STUB1 gene encoding STIP1 homology and U box-containing protein 1 isoform X3 — MQEEIELQSYLNRLIKDDMESRLSNLKLNENLHEDQLKEKQQEIEQECDDHIKELNNIYSKVDERRRKRDVPDFLCGKISFEILTDPVITPSGITYERKDIEEHLQRVGHFDPVTRVKLTQDQLIPNFSMKEVVDSFIAENEWSLDY, encoded by the exons ATGCAAGAAGAGATTGAACTTCAAAGTTATTTGAATCG aTTAATTAAAGATGACATGGAAAGTCGTTTATCCAAtttaaaactaaatgaaaactTACATGAAGATCAGCtaaaagaaaagcaacaaGAAATTGAACAAGAGTGT gaTGATCATATAAAAGAGCTCAACAATATCTACTCAAAAGTTGATGAACGACGAAGG AAACGTGATGTTCCCGATTTTCTATGTGGGAAAATAAGTTTTGAAATACTAACGGATCCTGTGATAACTCCTTCGGGGATTACATATGAGCGTAAAGATATTGAGGAGCACTTGCAGCGGGTTGGTCACTTTGATCCTGTCACACGAGTAAAACTGACCCAGGATCAGTTAATACCAAATTTTTCAATGAAAGAAGTTGTCGACTCTTTTATTGCTGAGAATGAATGGTCATTAGATTATTGA
- the STUB1 gene encoding STIP1 homology and U box-containing protein 1 isoform X2: MTTKHMYSTTNLSDLQLKEQGNCLFAARKYDDAINCYSKAIIKNPTNATFFTNRALCNLKLKRWELCCQDCRRALDIDANLLKGHFFLGQGLIEIDSYDEAIKHLQRAYDLSKEQRQNFGDDITLQLRLARKKRWNVLEEKRMQEEIELQSYLNRLIKDDMESRLSNLKLNENLHEDQLKEKQQEIEQECDDHIKELNNIYSKVDERRRINIVKAELGIKS, translated from the exons ATGACGACCAAACATATGTATTCTACAACAAATTTATCTGATCTTCAATTGAAAGAGCAAGGAAACTGTTTATTTGCAGCTCGCAAATACGACGACGCAATAAATTGTTATTCGAAAGCCATT ataaaaaacccaacaaatgCTACCTTTTTCACAAATCGTGCGCTTTGCAATCTTAAGCTAAAACGATGGGAGCTGTGCTGTCAAGATTGTCGGCGAGCTTTGGATATCGACGCTAACTTGCTAAAAGGACACTTTTTCTTGGGGCAAGGCCTTATTGAGATAGACAGCTATGACGAAGCAATAAAGCATCTCCAACGCG CTTACGATTTGTCAAAGGAACAAAGGCAAAACTTTGGTGATGATATAACATTACAATTACGACTTGCTCGCAAAAAACGCTGGAATGTCTTGGAAGAAAAACGAATGCAAGAAGAGATTGAACTTCAAAGTTATTTGAATCG aTTAATTAAAGATGACATGGAAAGTCGTTTATCCAAtttaaaactaaatgaaaactTACATGAAGATCAGCtaaaagaaaagcaacaaGAAATTGAACAAGAGTGT gaTGATCATATAAAAGAGCTCAACAATATCTACTCAAAAGTTGATGAACGACGAAGG ATTAACATTGTGAAGGCGGAATTGGGCATTAAGTCCTAG